One window of the Athene noctua chromosome 5, bAthNoc1.hap1.1, whole genome shotgun sequence genome contains the following:
- the NKX6-2 gene encoding homeobox protein Nkx-6.2, whose product MLAVGQMDANRQSAFVLGSTPLAALHNMAEMKTSLFPYTLQNPAGFKAPALGGLNTQLPLGTPHGISDILGRPVGSASNLLGGLPRINGLAASAGMYFNPAAVSRYPKPLAELPGRPPIFWPGVVQGSPWRDPRLACPAQTGMVLDKDGKKKHSRPTFSGQQIFALEKTFEQTKYLAGPERARLAYSLGMTESQVKVWFQNRRTKWRKRHAAEMASAKKKHDSETEKLKESSDNEDDDEYNKPLDPNSDDEKITRLLKKHKSTNLSLVSPCSTSSDTL is encoded by the exons ATGTTAGCGGTGGGGCAGATGGATGCTAATCGCCAGAGCGCGTTCGTCCTCGGCAGCACGCCGCTGGCCGCGCTGCACAACATGGCCGAGATGAAGACCTCCCTCTTCCCCTACACCCTGCAGAACCCCGCCGGCTTCAAGGCGCCGGCCCTGGGCGGACTCAACACGCAGCTGCCCCTGGGGACGCCGCACGGAATAAGCGACATCCTGGGGCGGCCCGTGGGCTCCGCCAGCAACCTGCTGGGCGGGCTGCCCCGCATCAACGGGCTGGCGGCCTCGGCGGGGATGTACTTCAACCCCGCCGCCGTCTCCCGCTACCCGAAGCCGCTGGCGGAGCTGCCGGGGCGGCCGCCCATCTTCTGGCCGGGAGTGGTGCAGGGCTCTCCCTGGAGGGACCCCCGCCTCGCCTGTCCCG CTCAGACGGGGATGGTTTTGGACAAGGACGGCAAGAAGAAACACTCGCGGCCGACTTTCTCCGGGCAGCAGATTTTTGCTCTGGAGAAAACCTTCGAACAGACGAAATACTTGGCAGGACCGGAGAGAGCCCGCCTCGCCTACTCCTTAGGGATGACCGAGAGCCAAGTGAAG GTCTGGTTCCAGAACAGACGGACCAAGTGGCGGAAGCGGCACGCGGCGGAGATGGCCTCGGCGAAGAAGAAGCACGACTCGGAGACGGAGAAGCTGAAGGAGAGCTCGGACAATGAGGACGATGACGAATACAACAAGCCCCTGGACCCCAACTCAGACGACGAAAAAATCACGAGGCTATTGAAAAAGCACAAATCTACGAACCTGTCCCTCGTCAGCCCCTGCAGCACCAGCTCGGACACCTTGTGA